In Zerene cesonia ecotype Mississippi chromosome 17, Zerene_cesonia_1.1, whole genome shotgun sequence, a single genomic region encodes these proteins:
- the LOC119833396 gene encoding solute carrier family 22 member 8-like, translating into MAKIKHPKFHNPIEKQFNEISRYHYFLFILIFSSKIPIFWHALNLIFLSPPIDYFCNGNASRNLCPCDDPAWDRSVFEETMQTKFGIYCDNSWLTSFSHSMNFVGLLIGALMFGFLSDKFGRLSMFTACCLVLAVSGCLVSAMPTIAAFTLMRCLEGIGCGGAIITAFVLCIEYCNLRHREVITALFHIPSNISHVTLPGVSYLFRHCDEFQLALSIPVFIYLSSWWLVMESPKWLMDNDKVDKAIAVMHRFGEINGKPCENIKEEIEQYLAHQSNKSQRKMKFWQIFKHKKLTINLGCMSVIYFLCGMGYYGVSQYIGKMSGDIYVNVAVSGFLLLPGTISSIFLLQLLSRRTFLMLTIFFSGFFMILVVFIPIKLLWLRVMLACICNCFFFMSFIVVFLYSVELFPTSVRNSTLGFLSVLSRIGQITAPLINSLSETASGSIFGALALLGTLLCFILPETKNVELPSSLDDTRTLTRRKTRLEEDDSFKDTRNVPLPIIE; encoded by the exons atgGCCAAAATTAAGCATCCAAAATTCCACAATCCCATTGAGAAACAGTTTAACGAGATCAGTAGGtaccattattttttattcattctgaTTTTTTCTAGTAAAATCCCAATATTCTGGCACGCATTGAATCTCATCTTCCTGTCACCAccaattgattatttttgcaATGGAAATGCTAGTAGGAATTTGTGTCCATGCGACGATCCTGCCTGGGACAGAAGTGTGTTTGAGGAGACCATGCAGACGAAATTCGGAATATACTGTGACAACTCCTGGCTGACAAGTTTCTCGCATAGCATGAATTTCGTAGGCCTTTTGATTGGGGCTCTAATGTTTGGATTCCTGTCTGATaa ATTTGGCCGACTATCAATGTTCACAGCCTGTTGTCTTGTGCTCGCTGTATCTGGATGTCTTGTGAGCGCAATGCCTACAATAGCAGCATTCACATTAATGCGCTGCCTTGAAGGCATTGGCTGTGGAGGGGCCATCATAACCGCTTTTGTTCTCTGCATAGAGTACTGCAATCTACGGCACAGAGAAGTCATTACAGCTTTGTTCCACATACCTTCAAATATCAGCCATGTGACATTACCTGgtgtttcttatttatttcgtcATTGTGATGAGTTTCAGTTGGCACTGTCCATtcctgtttttatttacttgagCTCGTGGTGGCTGGTAATGGAGTCGCCAAAGTGGTTGATGGACAATGACAAGGTGGACAAAGCGATTGCTGTCATGCATCGATTTGGTGAAAT CAATGGAAAGCCTTGCGAAAACATCAAAGAAGAAATCGAACAGTACTTAGCCCATCAGAGTAACAAGTCACAAAGGAAAATGAAGTTCTGgcaaatattcaaacataagAAACTGACAATTAATTTAGGATGCATGTCAGTGATATATTTTCTCTGTGGTATGGGTTATTACGGCGTTTCTCAGTACATTGGCAAGATGAGTGGCGACATATATGTTAATGTGGCGGTGTCTGGCTTTTTACTGCTTCCAGGAACTATATCTTCTATATTTCTATTGCAATTGCTAAGCCGCAGGACATTCTTAATGTTAACAATATTCTTCTCTGGATTTTTCATGattttagtagtttttattccgataaaGCTGCTATGGCTTAGAGTAATGCTAGCTTGTATTTGCAACTGTTTCTTCTTCATGTCTTTCATCGTTGTATTTCTGTACAGCGTGGAATTATTTCCGACGTCAGTGAGAAATTCAACGTTAGGATTTTTATCGGTTTTATCACGAATCGGACAAATAACTGCTCCtctaataaattctttatcagAGACTGCGTCGGGGAGTATTTTTGGTGCGCTTGCTCTTTTAGGaactttattatgttttatactgCCCGAGACAAAGAACGTTGAATTGCCCTCGTCTTTGGATGATACGAGAACATTAACTCGACGGAAAACTCGCCTGGAAGAAGATGACTCGTTCAAGGACACAAGAAACGTTCCACTTCCTATCATTGAGTAA